The Kluyveromyces lactis strain NRRL Y-1140 chromosome D complete sequence genome has a window encoding:
- a CDS encoding serine/threonine-protein kinase (similar to uniprot|P22204 Saccharomyces cerevisiae YGR092W DBF2 Ser/Thr kinase involved in transcription and stress response functions as part of a network of genes in exit from mitosis localization is cell cycle regulated activated by Cdc15p during the exit from mitosis) — MFTRDANGRHKEVDALVDDMVNFSFDTDAKVMLDPPSTPTRIRGSPSPTRSIVKNPENSLMDIDDDTQGDLTADITKSPKKLPKDFYKKSSKTKSKRLVSVCQMYFLDYYCDMFDYVISRRERTRQVINYLEEQRRSNLMGTEQITNEWQGYLTKETNILRKRRLKPKHKDFEMITQVGQGGYGQVYLARKKDTKEICALKILNKKLLMKLEGTDHVLTERDILTTTRSEWLVKLLYAFQDPQSLYLAMEFVPGGDFRTLLLNTKFLQAPHARFYISEMFCAVNALHQLGYTHRDLKPENFLIDSKGHIKLTDFGLASGTVSMERIESMKIRLQEVKNLEFPEFRERSMDDRRRMYNKLREEEVRYAHSTVGSPDYMALEVLEAKNYDFTVDYWSLGCILFESLVGYTPFSGNSTNETYENLRNWKHVLQRPKCDNGRYAFSDRTWELITRLIADPINRLKSFEHVKRMRYFSEIDFNTLRTIHPPFIPQLDNEEDVGYFDDFTNEEHMARYVDVFKRQDRLTAMVDDSLSDSKLVGFTFRHRNGKDGSSGVLYGGLEQSDPFATFY; from the coding sequence ATGTTTACAAGAGATGCGAATGGTCGTCACAAGGAGGTCGACGCATTGGTCGACGATATGGTCAATTTCAGTTTTGATACGGATGCTAAAGTTATGCTAGATCCCCCAAGCACTCCAACGAGAATACGTGGTTCTCCGTCTCCTACTAGATCGATAGTAAAAAACCCTGAAAACTCGCTCATGGATATCGACGATGATACTCAGGGAGATTTGACGGCAGACATTACCAAGTCGCCAAAGAAACTACCCAAAGATTTCTATAAGAAGTCCTCAAAGACTAAATCCAAGAGATTGGTTTCCGTGTGTCAGATGTATTTCTTGGATTATTATTGTGATATGTTCGACTATGTGATTAGCAGAAGAGAACGTACCAGACAAGTGATCAACTATTTGGAAGAGCAAAGAAGGTCGAACCTGATGGGTACTGAGCAAATTACCAACGAATGGCAGGGTTATCTGACGAAAGAGACGAATATTCTAAGGAAAAGACGTTTGAAACCGAAACATAAGGATTTCGAAATGATTACACAAGTTGGACAGGGTGGGTATGGACAAGTTTACCTTGCTAGAAAGAAGGATACCAAGGAGATCTGTGCGCTAAAGATCTTGAACAAGaaacttttgatgaaactgGAAGGTACAGACCATGTTTTGACTGAAAGAGACATTTTAACTACGACAAGATCGGAGTGGTTAGTGAAATTGTTGTATGCTTTCCAAGACCCTCAAAGTTTATACCTTGCCATGGAATTTGTGCCAGGTGGTGACTTCAGAACGTTACTGCTCAATACAAAATTCTTACAGGCCCCACATGCCAGGTTTTACATCAGTGAGATGTTCTGCGCTGTAAACGCGTTGCATCAATTGGGTTACACCCACAGAGATTTAAAACCAGAAAACTTtttaattgattcaaaggGACATATCAAGTTAACTGATTTCGGATTAGCTTCCGGTACCGTATCAATGGAAAGAATCGAAAGTATGAAGATCAGATTACAAGAGGTTAAGAATTTAGAGTTCCCAGAGTTTAGAGAAAGATCGATGGATgacagaagaagaatgtACAACAAGCTGAGAGAAGAGGAAGTTAGATACGCACACTCAACTGTCGGTTCGCCCGATTACATGGCATTAGAAGTTCTTGAAGCCAAGAATTACGATTTCACGGTCGATTATTGGTCCCTGGGATGTATTCTTTTCGAAAGTTTAGTGGGTTATACACCCTTCAGTGGAAATAGCACAAACGAAACTTATGAAAACTTGAGAAACTGGAAACATGTGTTACAAAGACCTAAGTGTGATAATGGTAGATACGCGTTCTCAGATAGAACTTGGGAACTAATAACACGTTTGATAGCTGACCCAATTAATAGATTAAAATCCTTCGAACATGTGAAGAGAATGAGATACTTCTCtgaaatcgatttcaatACTCTAAGGACAATTCATCCACCTTTCATCCCACAACTAGataacgaagaagatgtaGGTTACTTCGACGATTTCACGAACGAAGAACATATGGCAAGGTACGTCGATGTTTTCAAGAGACAAGATCGTCTAACAGCAATGGTTGACGACAGTTTGTCCGATTCGAAATTGGTCGGATTTACTTTCAGACATAGAAATGGGAAAGATGGTTCAAGTGGTGTTCTCTACGGAGGTTTAGAACAGAGTGACCCCTTCGCAACCTTCTACTAA
- the DRN1 gene encoding Drn1p (similar to uniprot|P53255 Saccharomyces cerevisiae YGR093W Hypothetical ORF) yields MDLLKILVLNTNDESLLDVLAVANTLHNKSGPFACALILGDVKKCSDALTNFQMELPTYIGNGSELSDGNISHSRDLNENLTVLNGFGFIKLANGLKIGYLAETSKLSDSARAEVLKNFQELSEQTSADILLSYDWSEAISERENLILGNSLVDQVASLMKPKYHFTGKNEKQFFELDPFVWDHTNEHICRFINVAQFKSGSKWAYAFKINLLEGLETIPDNLIDNPYLEKPSGKRDLVPDPETDNSSAVSKKQRKPKQVLPSECRFCLSNTKLNDHMIISISKFSYITIAKGPLTTPGNDMDFSGHCLIIPIEHIPKLNTAKQEAVITDTDLFKDLNKFEESIAEMNFKRYDMSTLIFEINSSNAIHFHKQLIPVPKYLIGNFISALNRQVHMNNEKFKSNAKLEFKEFEGFDDKEYLGLVNDHETNYFQFIIRETASSKPKVYISVFDKDERIDLQFGRRVAAFLLKQPKRTMWDSKVCFQTKQQEEKDVSNFQRAYKNFDFTLK; encoded by the coding sequence ATGGATTTACTGAAGATTCTTGTGCTAAATACAAATGACGAATCGCTTTTAGATGTTCTAGCTGTTGCTAACACTTTGCACAATAAATCCGGCCCATTTGCATGTGCACTTATACTGGGTGATGTTAAAAAGTGTTCTGATGCCTTGACGAACTTCCAGATGGAACTTCCCACTTATATTGGCAATGGTTCTGAACTTTCTGATGGGAATATAAGCCATTCTCGTGATTTGAACGAGAATTTGACGGTATTGAACGGTTTTGGATTCATTAAATTAGCAAACGGGTTGAAGATAGGGTATTTGGCTGAGACCTCCAAGCTATCGGACTCAGCTAGGGCCGAGGTGTTGAAAAACTTCCAAGAGTTATCAGAACAGACTTCTGCTGATATACTCTTGTCTTATGATTGGAGTGAAGCTATCTCTGAGAGAGAGAATTTGATTCTAGGAAATAGTCTGGTGGATCAAGTCGCATCGCTGATGAAACCTAAGTACCATTTTACTGGCAAGAATGAGAAACAGTTTTTTGAACTAGATCCGTTTGTCTGGGATCATACCAATGAACACATATGTAGGTTCATCAACGTGGCTCAGTTTAAGAGCGGTTCGAAATGGGCCTATGCATTCAAGATCAACCTACTAGAAGGCCTGGAAACGATACCCGACAATTTAATAGATAATCCATACTTGGAAAAGCCTAGTGGAAAGCGTGATTTAGTGCCGGATCCTGAAACTGATAACTCTAGTGCTGTCTCCAAGAAGCAAAGGAAACCTAAGCAAGTGTTGCCGTCAGAATGTCGATTCTGTTTGAGTAATACTAAACTAAATGATCATATGATTATATCTATCAGTAAATTTTCCTACATCACTATAGCTAAGGGGCCATTAACCACCCCAGGAAATGATATGGATTTCTCTGGCCATTGTTTGATCATACCGATTGAACACATTCCTAAATTGAACACAGCCAAACAAGAGGCGGTCATCACAGACACCGATCTATTTAAAGATTTAAACAAATTCGAAGAGAGTATAGCCGAAATGAACTTCAAGAGGTATGATATGTCAACTCTTATATTCGAAATAAACTCCAGTAACGCTATTCATTTCCACAAACAGCTGATACCGGTACCGAAATATCTAATCGGGAACTTTATCAGTGCTTTGAACCGCCAAGTCCATATGAACAACGAGAAATTTAAGAGCAATGCCAAGTTAgagttcaaagaatttgagGGTTTCGACGATAAAGAGTACTTAGGTCTAGTTAATGATCATGAAACAaattattttcaattcattattCGCGAAACTGCGTCGAGCAAGCCTAAAGTATATATCAGTGTTTTCGATAAAGACGAAAGGATTGATCTTCAGTTTGGTAGAAGGGTAGCTGCTTTCCTATTAAAACAACCGAAAAGAACAATGTGGGACTCCAAAGTATGTTTCCAAACCaaacaacaagaagagaaagatgtTTCAAATTTCCAGCGGGCATATAAGAATTTCGATTTCACTTTGAAATAA
- the MRD1 gene encoding RNA-binding ribosome biosynthesis protein MRD1 (similar to uniprot|Q06106 Saccharomyces cerevisiae YPR112C MRD1 Essential conserved protein that associates with 35S precursor rRNA and is required for its initial processing at the A(0)-A(2) cleavage sites shows partial nucleolar localization contains five consensus RNA-binding domains), translating into MSRVIVKGLPIYLKEDRLRDLIEKRLTQKHQSTDVQSYLSDVKLMKNRDGESRRFAFIGFRDEEDAFDCVNYFNGTFVDTSKIEVSMAKSFADPRVPQPMREKRREALKRLREREELLLADKKDSQKKQKSDSNNDGGKKHDIDAEIAKNKQLQEFINTMKPSSQVTSWETVQSSKTQGEDEEAADDEVGEMSSNPLLSQALALKGNSRDADEDTDMFKLPGNESDDEYVSLNGGSNNANTDEPEPQMMSLDTFDTAGPTSTDDMAKDEAVSDLDWLKNRRVRIKDGADTPVSKQQQQPDTEQQQPEETEVETSQESEEEKSLKKIRETGRLFLRNILYTATEDDFRKLFSPYGELEEVHIAVDTRTGQSKGFAYVLFKNADNAATAFVELDKQIFQGRLLHILPADAKKSHKLDEFDLKNLPLKKQRELKRKANSAQQTFSWNSLYMNQDAVLSSVADKLGMKKSELIDAENSSSAVKQALAEASVIGDVRKFFETRGVDLTKFAQLKNSERDDRVILVKNFPYGTTREEIAELFLPFGKLQRLLLPPSGTIAILQFRDVPAARAAFSKISYKRFKDGIIYLEKGPSDCFTRDAQGDELVESETDIQKATAKEAKISGADLLEAQSLPAADKDDHDDDDDDDDVQAGPTVSIFIKNLNFSTTSQQLTEKFKPFNGFVVAQVKTKPDPKQPGKTLSMGFGFAEFKTKEQANAVISAMEGTILDGHKLQLKLSHRQGTSTTNASSKKKKKNQGKIIVKNLPFEATRKDVFELFSSFGQLKSVRVPKKFDKSARGFAFVEFLLPKEAENAMDQLQGVHLLGRRLVMEFVEQDPEDVEQQIEKMTRKVKKQVNTTKIANMRNSGKRKIDLDEDDENDGLQG; encoded by the coding sequence ATGTCTCGTGTTATTGTGAAAGGTTTGCCGATATATCTCAAAGAGGATCGTCTAAGGGATTTGATTGAGAAGAGGTTAACTCAGAAACATCAAAGTACCGATGTCCAGTCCTACCTCAGTGATGTtaagttgatgaagaacagGGATGGTGAATCCAGACGATTTGCATTCATTGGGTTTCGTGACGAGGAGGACGCTTTTGATTGTGTGAACTATTTCAATGGAACTTTTGTCGATACCTCCAAGATCGAAGTGTCGATGGCTAAGAGTTTTGCTGATCCTAGGGTACCTCAGCCCATGAgagagaagagaagagaagcGTTGAAGAGGCTCAGAGAACGTGAGGAGTTGCTTCTTGCGGATAAGAAGGACTCTCAGAAAAAGCAGAAATCAGACTCCAATAATGACGGTGGGAAGAAGCACGATATAGATGCTGAGATAGCCAAGAACAAGCAACTACAAGAGTTCATTAACACGATGAAACCCTCCAGCCAGGTAACATCGTGGGAGACTGTTCAGTCATCCAAGACTCAGGgtgaggatgaagaagctgctgatgatgaagttgGTGAAATGTCCTCTAATCCGTTGCTTTCGCAAGCCTTGGCTTTGAAGGGTAATTCTCGCGATGCCGATGAGGATACCGACATGTTCAAGTTACCTGGAAATGAAAGTGATGATGAGTATGTTTCTCTCAATGGTGGCTCGAATAATGCTAATACTGATGAACCTGAACCACAAATGATGAGCTTGGATACGTTTGATACTGCTGGTCCTACTTCCACGGACGATATGGCCAAAGATGAAGCGGTATCAGATTTGGACTGGTTGAAAAACCGTAGAGTCAGAATTAAAGATGGTGCGGATACACCAGTATCgaaacagcagcaacaaccCGATACAGAACAACAGCAACCTGAGGAAACTGAAGTTGAAACCAGTCAAGAgtcagaagaagagaaatcattgaaaaagatcaGAGAAACGGGCCGTTTGTTCTTGAGAAATATCTTATACACAGCAACTGAAGACGATTTCAGGAAACTTTTCTCTCCGTACGGTGAATTGGAAGAGGTTCACATAGCAGTTGATACCAGAACAGGGCAATCAAAGGGTTTCGCATACGTCTTGTTCAAGAACGCAGACAATGCGGCCACTGCGTTCGTTGAACTCGATAAACAGATCTTCCAAGGGAGATTATTGCATATCCTTCCAGCAGATGCTAAGAAGAGTCATAAAttagatgaatttgatttaaagaacttgcctttgaagaagcaaagGGAACTTAAACGTAAGGCCAACAGTGCTCAACAGACTTTCTCATGGAATTCGTTATACATGAACCAAGATGCTGTGCTCAGCAGTGTTGCCGACAAATTAGGAATGAAGAAATCCGAGTTGATCGATGCTGAAAACTCATCCTCTGCTGTGAAACAGGCGTTGGCTGAAGCCTCTGTAATTGGTGATGTGCGGAAGTTTTTCGAAACAAGAGGTGTTGATTTGACTAAGTTTGCTCAGTTAAAGAATAGTGAACGTGATGATAGAGTGATACTAGTTAAGAATTTCCCATACGGTACTACCAGAGAAGAGATAGCAGAATTGTTCTTGCCTTTTGGTAAGTTGCAAAGACTTTTGCTACCACCAAGTGGCACAATTGCCATACTTCAATTCAGAGATGTTCCTGCAGCTAGAGCAGCATTCAGTAAAATTTCATAcaaaagattcaaagaTGGGATCATCTATCTTGAAAAGGGTCCTTCTGATTGTTTCACTAGAGATGCACAAGGTGATGAACTAGTTGAGTCTGAAACCGATATCCAGAAAGCTACGGCCAAGGAAGCTAAAATTTCAGGAGCTGATCTTCTTGAAGCACAATCTCTGCCAGCAGCTGATAAAGATGATcacgatgatgatgatgatgatgatgacgtTCAAGCAGGACCTACTGTatccattttcattaaGAACTTGAATTTCTCTACCACTTCTCAACAGTTGactgaaaagttcaaaccGTTTAACGGGTTTGTTGTTGCTCAAGTGAAGACCAAGCCAGATCCAAAGCAGCCAGGCAAGACTCTCTCGATGGGTTTTGGTTTCGCTGAATTTAAGACAAAAGAACAAGCCAATGCCGTCATAAGTGCCATGGAAGGTACTATCCTTGATGGCCATAAATTACAACTAAAACTATCGCACAGACAAGGTACTTCGACCACCAATGCATCATctaagaaaaagaagaagaaccaaggTAAAATTATTGTTAAGAATTTACCATTCGAAGCTACAAGAAAGGATGTTTTCGAATTGTTCAGTTCTTTTGGccaattgaaatctgtAAGAGTTCCAAAGAAGTTCGACAAATCAGCTAGAGGTTTTGCCTTTGTTGAGTTCCTCTTGCCAAAGGAAGCTGAGAATGCCATGGATCAATTACAAGGTGTCCATTTGCTAGGTCGTAGACTTGTCATGGAGTTTGTTGAACAGGATCCAGAAGATGTTGAACagcaaattgaaaagatgaCTAGAAAAGTGAAGAAGCAAGTGAATACCACTAAGATCGCCAACATGAGAAATTCTGGTAAACGAAAGATAgatcttgatgaagatgacgaaaaTGACGGTCTTCAGGGATAA